A stretch of the Haloplanus aerogenes genome encodes the following:
- a CDS encoding DUF7501 family protein, with product MAASETWTDPNQCPFCGQELPSPGEGFVRHLDESEACDGGYSVWRQRIADDIRGGWSG from the coding sequence ATGGCAGCGAGCGAAACGTGGACAGACCCAAACCAGTGCCCGTTCTGCGGTCAGGAACTCCCGTCGCCCGGCGAGGGCTTCGTGCGCCACCTCGACGAGAGTGAGGCGTGTGACGGGGGGTATAGCGTCTGGCGCCAGCGAATCGCCGACGACATCCGCGGCGGCTGGTCGGGATGA
- a CDS encoding PIN domain-containing protein, translated as MITAVDTNTLLAILYEDTHTDASETTLRQAYQEGKLVIAPIVYAELAADGHFNTESELNEFLADFSIQLGEPSCDALFRAGQQFQRYTSHRPDGLQCPTCGRKQQVVCEECGEDLAPGQHIAADFLIGGHAVVDAESLISFDSDFYETYFPSLTVHPE; from the coding sequence GTGATCACGGCAGTCGATACGAACACGCTGCTCGCGATCCTGTACGAAGATACGCATACTGACGCGAGCGAGACAACCCTCCGGCAGGCCTATCAGGAGGGCAAACTCGTGATCGCGCCGATCGTCTATGCCGAACTTGCCGCTGACGGCCATTTCAACACCGAATCCGAATTGAACGAGTTCCTCGCCGATTTCAGTATCCAGCTGGGAGAGCCATCTTGCGACGCACTGTTTCGGGCCGGCCAACAGTTTCAACGCTACACGTCACACCGACCAGACGGACTTCAATGCCCGACCTGCGGGCGCAAACAACAGGTTGTGTGCGAGGAGTGCGGGGAAGACTTAGCGCCAGGCCAGCATATTGCCGCTGACTTCCTCATCGGCGGTCATGCTGTCGTCGACGCTGAGTCACTGATCAGCTTCGATAGTGACTTTTACGAGACGTATTTTCCCTCGCTGACTGTCCACCCAGAGTGA
- a CDS encoding AbrB/MazE/SpoVT family DNA-binding domain-containing protein — translation MPRVTTKGQVTIPKEIRETLGIEPGDEIVFEETDTGYTIRKHEPTTAEGGDPFEKYRGSAESDETMPERMRRLRGEYPRDIGSEAESDVEGETDA, via the coding sequence ATGCCACGCGTTACGACCAAGGGCCAGGTTACGATCCCGAAGGAAATCCGCGAGACACTCGGCATCGAGCCCGGCGACGAGATCGTGTTCGAAGAGACCGACACCGGCTATACGATCCGGAAGCACGAACCGACAACGGCAGAGGGTGGGGACCCTTTCGAAAAGTACCGGGGGAGCGCTGAGAGTGACGAGACGATGCCCGAGCGGATGCGGCGACTTCGAGGGGAGTACCCCCGTGACATCGGTTCGGAGGCAGAGAGCGACGTCGAGGGGGAGACTGACGCGTGA
- a CDS encoding ABC transporter ATP-binding protein yields the protein MPSTDIAIEATDLRKTYGSEVALDGVSFSISAGTVYGFLGPNGAGKTTTMRLLTGLSQPTSGAVRVSGTPVDDRRALAAHVGYLPETPPLYDEFSAREQLDYVADLRDIPPNRARERIDDYLDRFDLADDADRRIESYSKGMRQKTAFVQSVLHDPDVLFLDEPTSGLDPRAARRIREFVTEFADTGTTIFLSTHILPVVDAVADEIGVLFEGRLVAEGTPSEVKARAEMDEHSSLEDAFLAVTSEGAGAGDGESEHADDVTAADG from the coding sequence ATGCCCTCCACCGACATCGCCATCGAGGCGACCGACCTCCGGAAGACCTACGGGTCGGAAGTCGCCCTCGACGGCGTCTCGTTTTCCATCTCCGCCGGCACCGTCTACGGCTTCCTCGGGCCGAACGGCGCGGGGAAGACGACGACGATGCGCCTCCTGACCGGGCTCTCCCAGCCCACGTCGGGTGCCGTCCGCGTCAGTGGCACCCCCGTCGACGACCGGCGCGCCCTCGCCGCCCACGTCGGCTACCTGCCCGAGACGCCGCCGCTGTACGACGAGTTCAGCGCGCGCGAGCAACTCGACTACGTCGCCGACCTCCGCGACATTCCGCCGAATCGGGCCCGCGAGCGCATCGACGACTACCTCGACCGCTTCGACCTCGCCGACGACGCCGACAGGCGGATCGAGTCGTACTCGAAAGGAATGCGCCAGAAGACGGCGTTCGTTCAGAGCGTTCTGCACGACCCCGACGTCCTCTTTCTGGACGAACCCACGTCGGGGTTGGACCCGCGTGCGGCCCGCCGCATCCGCGAGTTCGTCACCGAGTTCGCAGACACCGGCACGACCATCTTCCTCTCGACACACATCCTCCCGGTCGTCGACGCCGTCGCCGACGAGATCGGCGTCCTGTTCGAGGGGCGCCTCGTGGCCGAGGGGACGCCCTCGGAGGTGAAAGCCCGGGCCGAGATGGACGAACACAGCTCGCTCGAAGACGCCTTCCTCGCGGTCACGAGTGAGGGGGCAGGTGCGGGCGACGGCGAGAGCGAGCATGCAGACGATGTCACGGCGGCCGACGGCTGA
- a CDS encoding RNA-guided endonuclease InsQ/TnpB family protein, producing the protein MGDMIRTVQVKLNVPDERCDDLHRTKDQFLYCANTTAEWAWGCQNVYSITSKQKAESALYDQLRGETELTANLVQKGIRRAIEATKSGVARLKNGENTSQPHFDAWSIVYDKRSATFHRDHVSLSTVNGRVECDYIIPDDTAGTPIGEYLLNEDYEFRMSTVQYDRPTESFYLHARMRRVERDEQEQSTTDSSDAKHRTVLGIDLNVDGSLAVTSTGAFIGNADEMNHRRREFEKTRGSMQQTGTRSAHLSIQSMNDREHRWMQDELHRASNRILDEARDHDCTHVAFENLTDIRNRMAGAKRFHAWAFRRLCQYVEYKAEMSGIEVAQVSPAYTSQRCSSCGFTHENNRRSKHQFVCQKCAYQLNADYNASKNIARKLLKSLHSGQKSSGGGAPCQCALSSGTLNLNGEFHASVNTTAEGESTDKPRLQS; encoded by the coding sequence ATGGGGGATATGATTCGCACTGTCCAAGTCAAACTCAACGTACCCGACGAGCGGTGCGATGACCTCCATCGGACGAAAGACCAGTTCCTCTACTGTGCCAATACTACTGCGGAATGGGCATGGGGATGTCAGAATGTCTACTCCATAACCTCGAAACAGAAAGCCGAGAGCGCCCTGTACGATCAACTCCGTGGCGAGACAGAGTTAACGGCGAACCTTGTTCAGAAAGGGATTCGACGTGCTATCGAGGCCACGAAAAGTGGGGTCGCTCGACTCAAAAACGGCGAGAACACGAGTCAACCGCACTTCGATGCCTGGAGCATCGTCTACGACAAACGTTCTGCGACGTTCCACCGGGACCACGTATCGCTGTCGACCGTGAACGGTCGCGTCGAGTGTGACTACATAATACCCGACGATACTGCGGGAACGCCGATTGGTGAGTACCTGCTGAACGAGGACTACGAGTTCCGTATGTCAACGGTACAGTACGACCGGCCAACAGAGTCGTTTTACCTTCACGCTCGAATGCGTCGAGTCGAACGTGACGAGCAAGAGCAGTCCACGACTGATTCTTCCGATGCCAAGCACAGAACAGTCCTTGGCATTGACCTGAACGTGGACGGCTCGCTCGCCGTAACTTCGACCGGTGCGTTCATCGGAAACGCCGACGAGATGAATCATCGACGCCGTGAATTCGAGAAGACTCGCGGATCGATGCAACAGACAGGCACGCGCTCGGCGCATCTGTCGATACAGTCGATGAATGACCGTGAACATCGCTGGATGCAGGACGAACTCCACCGCGCCTCGAATCGGATTCTTGACGAAGCACGCGACCACGACTGCACGCACGTCGCGTTCGAGAACCTGACCGATATTCGTAATCGAATGGCTGGTGCAAAGCGATTCCACGCATGGGCCTTCCGTCGCCTCTGCCAGTACGTCGAATACAAGGCCGAGATGTCCGGTATCGAGGTTGCACAGGTGAGTCCGGCGTACACGAGCCAGCGGTGTTCGTCGTGTGGGTTTACTCACGAGAACAATCGGCGGTCGAAACACCAGTTCGTGTGTCAGAAGTGTGCATACCAACTGAACGCCGATTACAACGCGAGCAAGAATATAGCTCGCAAATTGCTCAAAAGTCTCCATTCGGGGCAGAAGTCTTCGGGTGGAGGCGCACCCTGTCAGTGTGCGCTATCGTCAGGGACGCTGAACCTGAACGGCGAGTTCCACGCCTCCGTCAACACGACGGCAGAAGGGGAGTCCACTGACAAGCCACGACTTCAGTCGTGA